The genomic stretch AGCTTTAGCTGCTTAGCTATTTCAAGGGCAGCTTCTTTATTAACACGCAAAATGTTTTCCCTCAGTGAGCTTTTCCCGCTAAACTTTCCTGTATTTACGTCTACTACCGTCATTGCTTCTGTTTCATCAATCACAATATAGCCACCACTTTTTAGCCAAACCGTTCGTCTCAAAAGTTTTTCAACTTGGCTATCGATATCGTAGTGCTCAAATACGCTTTCAGTTCCTTTATAATAGTAAAAAGGTAATGTTGGATACGTTTCAAGAAGCTGTTGATAATGGGTAAAATCATCCACTGCAAATTCTTGTATTGTTTTTTTACTCACACTTTGTACAACTGAATTCAAAAACTCTTGGCCTTTTTTTAAGAGCTTTGGTGCCTTCTGATTCTTATTTGCTACAATTTCATGCTGATACTGCCTCCGTAGTTCTTTAATTCTTTTCACTACCTGTTCCTCTGTCAGCGATTGCACAGCTGTTCGAAAGACAAGGCCTTCTTTGTTTTCAATGAGCTGTTGACCGAGCTGTTTCCACTTAACTCGCTCCTGCTCCTCCATCTTTTTCGAAGCTGCCACATAATTTCCTTCGGGCAAATAAACAAGCTCTTCTGTTGCAAATTCAATAACACCGGTTAAGCGTGGTCCTTTTGTTCCAATCCCTTCTTTAATCACCTGAACAACAATGGCTTCACCTTCTCGAATAAAAGCTGACATTGCCCTGCTGTCCTTTTGGCTGTCTGAATCATTTCGATACGAAATGAGCTCTTGCTGATGAATAAATCCATTTTGTGATAGACCAATGTCAACAAATGCGGCCTGCATACCGGGTATAACCTTCACAACTCGCCCTATATAAATATCACCAACAATCTGGTGCTTATTCTGCTCTTCTAAATAAACCTCTTCTAGCTCTCCATCATTTATAACAGCAATGCGCTTCGATTTTGTTGCAGCATTAATAATACATTTTCTCACGTTTCAATCTCCACTTCTTTAAATGTTCAATTAAAAAAGTCCGGCTACGCGTTCAGCCGAACTTTACCTTCTTTATATGTTACTTGATTTTAATAGATAGATACAAGCTCGTTAAGTGAGCTGTCCACTCTTTTCTCCACAAAGTAAGCATGAAGCAATTCGTTTTCATCAATTCTCAATGCTTCACCGTTTGCTTGAAACACAATCATATGCTTACAACCTCTTTTGAACTTTTTTAACACGTCGTAAATCTGCTCGTTTGCAGACGCATTCACCGGCTGTAAAGTAGCAATTGCCCTTTCTTTTCCATGATATCGCTCTAGTAAAAAGCGCATGTAAACAAAATGGCGATTACGCCATTCTTGATAATGACAAAGAATTAGAAAGGCTAAAACAATCCATAAGTGAAGGTGCATTGAATAAACAATAGCTGTATAGAGGCATAAAGCTACTAAAAATCCACTTGATAGCTTTAACATTCGCTCATGTGCTTTTAAAAACGGTGCATATCTACTGCACCATAAAAACAAAATCTTCCCTCCATCTAAGGGCCAAATAGGTAATAAATTAAAAAAGAATATAAGCGCATTTTGATAGAGAAATTGTTCATATGTTTCTGCTTGGATCCAACCAAGCTCAGCAAATAAGTAAGCACCTCCAACGAGCCAAATATGCTGAATAGGTCCGCTAATTGTAACAATTAGCTCTTCACGCAACGGACGGTTTCCATGTTCATCTACTTCTGCTACTCCACCAAATGGCAGCAGCATAATTCGTTTAATTCGCCATGAGAAATGGTGAGCAGCAAACGCGTGACCCAACTCATGAATTAGGATAATTACAAATAAAATCATCAAGGGCTTAATTGTGGCTGTAAAAATCCCAATAATAAAAACCCCCCACAACAGAGGGTG from Bacillus sp. 1780r2a1 encodes the following:
- a CDS encoding Rne/Rng family ribonuclease, which codes for MRKCIINAATKSKRIAVINDGELEEVYLEEQNKHQIVGDIYIGRVVKVIPGMQAAFVDIGLSQNGFIHQQELISYRNDSDSQKDSRAMSAFIREGEAIVVQVIKEGIGTKGPRLTGVIEFATEELVYLPEGNYVAASKKMEEQERVKWKQLGQQLIENKEGLVFRTAVQSLTEEQVVKRIKELRRQYQHEIVANKNQKAPKLLKKGQEFLNSVVQSVSKKTIQEFAVDDFTHYQQLLETYPTLPFYYYKGTESVFEHYDIDSQVEKLLRRTVWLKSGGYIVIDETEAMTVVDVNTGKFSGKSSLRENILRVNKEAALEIAKQLKLRHIGGMILVDFINMSSRQDREVLLQYVQDIVKADEVRTTVVGFTELGILQLTRKKVRDSIGSTLTMACQVCNGTGRVMDAETIAFQIERKLWEYRFSTEEAIWIETREDVEEHLKKDGFFHALEEMIGLKLYCTSTLSASHTYHIKYVGQESVIQERIRK
- a CDS encoding M50 family metallopeptidase, whose product is MKIHIHPLLWGVFIIGIFTATIKPLMILFVIILIHELGHAFAAHHFSWRIKRIMLLPFGGVAEVDEHGNRPLREELIVTISGPIQHIWLVGGAYLFAELGWIQAETYEQFLYQNALIFFFNLLPIWPLDGGKILFLWCSRYAPFLKAHERMLKLSSGFLVALCLYTAIVYSMHLHLWIVLAFLILCHYQEWRNRHFVYMRFLLERYHGKERAIATLQPVNASANEQIYDVLKKFKRGCKHMIVFQANGEALRIDENELLHAYFVEKRVDSSLNELVSIY